In Mustela lutreola isolate mMusLut2 chromosome 1, mMusLut2.pri, whole genome shotgun sequence, one genomic interval encodes:
- the LOC131831379 gene encoding LOW QUALITY PROTEIN: heterogeneous nuclear ribonucleoprotein C-like (The sequence of the model RefSeq protein was modified relative to this genomic sequence to represent the inferred CDS: inserted 1 base in 1 codon) has product MASNVTNKTDPRSMNSHVFIGNLNTLVVKKSDVEAIFSKYGKIVGCSVHKGFAFVQYVNERNARAAVAGEDGRMIAGQVLDINLAAEPKVNQGKAGVKRSAAEMYGSSFDLDCDFQRDYYDRMYSYPARVPPPLPIARAVVPSKRQRVSGNTSRRGKSGFNSKSGQRGSSSKSGKLKGDDLQTIKKELTQIKQKVDSLLESLEKFEKEQSKQGEMKNDKSEEEQSSSSLKKDETNVKMESEGXADDSAEEGDLLDDDDNEDRGDDQLELIKDDEKEAEEGENDRNSANGEDDS; this is encoded by the exons ATGGCCAGCAATGTCACCAATAAGACAGATCCTCGCTCCATGAACTCCCATGTATTCATTGGGAATCTCAATACTCTTGTGGTCAAGAAATCTGATGTGGAGGCGATCTTTTCAAAATACGGCAAAATTGTGGGTTGCTCTGTTCATAAGGGTTTTGCCTTTGTTCAGTACGTTAATGAGAGAAATGCTCGGGCTGCTGTGGCAGGAGAGGATGGCAGAATGATTGCTGGCCAGGTTTTAGATATTAATCTGGCTGCAGAGCCAAAAGTGAACCAAGGAAAAGCAGGTGTGAAACGATCTGCAGCGGAGATGTACGG CTCCTCTTTTGACTTGGACTGTGACTTTCAACGAGATTATTATGACAGGATGTATAGTTACCCAGCACgtgttcctcctcctcttcctattGCTCGGGCTGTAGTTCCTTCAAAACGCCAGCGTGTATCAGGAAACACCTCACGAAGAGGCAAAAGTGGCTTCAATTCTAAGAGTGGACAGCGAGGATCTTCTTCCAAGTCTGGAAAGTTGAAAGGTGATGACCTTCAGACCATTAAGAAGGAGTTGACCCAGATAAAACAAAAAGTGGATTCTCTACTGGAAAGCCTGGAAAaatttgagaaagaacagagcaAACAAGGAGAGATGAAGAATGATAAGTCAGAAGAGGAGCAGAGCAGCAGCTCCCTGAAGAAAGATGAGACTAATGTGAAGATGGAGTCTGAGG ATGCAGATGACTCTGCTGAGGAGGGGGACCTActggatgatgatgataatgaagaTCGGGGGGATGACCAGCTGGAGTTGATCAAGGATGATGAAAAAGAAGCTGAGGAAGGAGAGAATGACAGAAACAGCGCCAATGGCGAGGATGACTCTTAA